In one window of Zingiber officinale cultivar Zhangliang chromosome 11A, Zo_v1.1, whole genome shotgun sequence DNA:
- the LOC122031339 gene encoding uncharacterized protein LOC122031339: MGEYSGGRRSYRTHAWIGDRYCEISIELGEKVKGKEMWMSVEIDGKRLLFVRRLRWKFRGNKRLELDGGWIHFSWDLHNSFFQSKDCKPIPKSNYSSLASSTSSASTWSVMEWASLEEVELWRVQGFSLLVYAWKN, from the exons ATGGGTGAGTATAGCGGCGGCAGGAGGTCGTACCGGACCCACGCCTGGATCGGCGACCGGTACTGCGAGATCTCAATCGAACTCGGGGAAAAGGTGAAGGGGAAAGAAATGTGGATGTCGGTGGAGATCGATGGCAAGCGGCTCTTGTTCGTGAGGCGTCTTCGGTGGAAGTTCCGGGGGAACAAGAGATTAGAGCTCGACGGAGGCTGGATTCATTTCTCCTGGGATCTCCACAACTCGTTCTTCCAATCTAAGGACTGTAAACCGATACCG AAATCTAACTACTCCTCTTTGGCTTCGTCGACCTCGTCAGCTAGCACTTGGTCGGTGATGGAATGGGCGAGCCTAGAGGAAGTGGAGCTGTGGCGAGTGCAGGGCTTCTCCCTACTTGTCTACGCCTGGAAGAATTGA